The Cyclobacterium amurskyense genome contains the following window.
TTTTTATCCGGTGAAGCCATAAGTGGCGACATGCTCATAAGGCCTCCTCCAACAGGAAGGATGGCCAGGTTTTTCAACATTTCTCTTCTATCCATAACTTTTAGTGGTATTTATCTGCTGCCAAGCCATTAAGGTCATAAACGACCTTCCCGTCTTTTATGGTCAGCTCTGTTTCTAATTTATATTTACCTTTAATTTTCTTTTTACCTGCATCAATAAATCCATAGTCTCCTTGAAGTAACCGCAATAGTGTTAGATCGGCCACCGCACCTACACTTAGATGACCGAGGTCTTCTCTGTGTATGGCCTGAGCAGTTTTCCAGGAAGCTTTTTCGATAACCTCTTCCACGTTCATGCCAATATTGATGAATTTGGACATGACATTCAACATGTTCTTCATTCCGCTATTCATGCTAAAGCGGTGGAGGTCTGTACCAAAAGAATTGGGAACCAAACCCTGTTGGTAAGCTGGAATGGCTTGACTAAACCAAAAACCTGCACCACCGTGGCCTACATCGAAATTAATTCCTCTCTCATAAGCTGCTTTTACAAATGGGTGTAATCTGCCTTCTTCATCTATGATGGGTAATCTTTCGTCTATTTCTTCAAAGCTATGGGTAATGATGTCACCCGGGCGCATTTTGTTCAGTTGATCAGCCAATGAATATTCCGGCAGGTGACATTCCACCAATAAAGGCTTGCCGGCTTTTCCCGATGCCTTAAGTGCATTGTCGAAAGGAAGCCAGTCTGTGCCTGTATAATGCCCAATTTTAATCCCGACCAGGATATCTGGGTATTGTTTTAATGTTTCGTAGGCTTTTTCGGGATCCATGTCGGAGAGGTTTTCCTGTGTGGGGTTTCCACTCATTCCCGTTCCGGAGATATTTAAAAATGCCAGCACTCGTGTCTGTGAGGCATCTATTACATTCGTTTTGAAAGTCTCGAAATTTCGCCATCCTGAAGTACCCGCATCTACTACTGTAGTAACGCCTGAACGAAAGGTGAAGTCGTCAGGTGAAACACTGTAAAAGCCGTCTGCAAAAGTCTTGTTTTTGCTTCCTACAAATACATGGGTATGCGGGTCAATTAATCCAGGGCTGAGGATCATTCCTGAAGCCTGAATTACCTTTTTCGCCCCATTTTCCGGTAGAATTTTAGAGACTGCTGCTATTTTCCCGTCTGCTATACCCACATCCATGGTGTCACGGATTTTGTTTTTTGCATCTACAAGATAGGCTCCTTTAATGATAAAATCGTAATTCTGGCCAATTGCTTGCAGATTGTAAGCGACACAAAAGCATATAATGAGAATAAACTTCATGTTAATCGATTACTATTTAAATTCCGATTCCCAATAGGGAGCACTCAATCCGTTCAAGTCCCAAACAATCCTACCTGCGCGGATAGTCATTTC
Protein-coding sequences here:
- a CDS encoding amidohydrolase/deacetylase family metallohydrolase: MKFILIICFCVAYNLQAIGQNYDFIIKGAYLVDAKNKIRDTMDVGIADGKIAAVSKILPENGAKKVIQASGMILSPGLIDPHTHVFVGSKNKTFADGFYSVSPDDFTFRSGVTTVVDAGTSGWRNFETFKTNVIDASQTRVLAFLNISGTGMSGNPTQENLSDMDPEKAYETLKQYPDILVGIKIGHYTGTDWLPFDNALKASGKAGKPLLVECHLPEYSLADQLNKMRPGDIITHSFEEIDERLPIIDEEGRLHPFVKAAYERGINFDVGHGGAGFWFSQAIPAYQQGLVPNSFGTDLHRFSMNSGMKNMLNVMSKFINIGMNVEEVIEKASWKTAQAIHREDLGHLSVGAVADLTLLRLLQGDYGFIDAGKKKIKGKYKLETELTIKDGKVVYDLNGLAADKYH